In Aggregatibacter sp. 2125159857, one DNA window encodes the following:
- the rpmA gene encoding 50S ribosomal protein L27, translated as MATKKAGGSTRNGRDSEAKRLGVKRFGGESVLAGSIIVRQRGTKFHAGNNVGMGRDHTLFATADGKVKFEVKGEKSRKYVSIVTE; from the coding sequence ATGGCAACTAAAAAAGCTGGTGGTTCAACTCGTAACGGTCGTGATTCTGAAGCTAAACGCCTTGGTGTTAAACGTTTCGGTGGCGAATCTGTATTAGCAGGTAGCATCATCGTTCGTCAACGTGGTACTAAATTCCACGCAGGCAACAACGTTGGAATGGGACGTGACCACACCTTATTTGCGACAGCCGATGGTAAAGTAAAATTTGAAGTAAAAGGCGAGAAAAGCCGTAAATACGTAAGTATCGTTACTGAATAA
- the rplU gene encoding 50S ribosomal protein L21, with translation MYAVFQSGGKQHRVSEGQVVRLEKLELATGATVEFDSVLMVVNGEDVKIGAPVVAGAKVVAEVVAQGRGDKVKIVKFRRRKHSRKQQGHRQWFTEVKITGIQA, from the coding sequence ATGTACGCAGTTTTCCAAAGTGGCGGTAAACAACACCGAGTAAGCGAAGGTCAAGTGGTTCGTTTAGAAAAACTTGAACTTGCAACTGGCGCAACAGTTGAATTCGATTCAGTGTTGATGGTCGTTAATGGTGAAGATGTTAAAATCGGTGCCCCAGTCGTTGCTGGTGCAAAAGTAGTGGCTGAAGTAGTTGCGCAAGGTCGTGGCGATAAAGTAAAAATCGTTAAGTTCCGTCGTCGTAAACACAGCCGTAAACAACAAGGTCATCGTCAGTGGTTCACAGAAGTGAAAATCACTGGGATTCAAGCATAA